The sequence ATCTTAGTAATATTTACAGTCTTCATCATTGATAGCTGGACCAACTCGACATTGCCTAGCCAGTTCCACTACGTATTTCATGTCCAATCTGTGCATTCAGGAATAACTTACAGGGTGTTCGGGCCTGCAATTTCTGAAAATATAGTCGCTGATTTTTTCGTCGTGTATTCAACTGGGCTACCAGCACTGATCCGTCTCCCAACTCCGGCCACGATAACCACCGGAATAACTCACAGTCAACGGCCGGTTCTTTGTAACAAGCTTGAGATCATAAACAGCGCGTTTCTGAGGATCAGATAAAGTAGAGTAAGCAGCATGTATCTTCATAAACTCATCGGCTGAAGTGTCTTTCCGATCCAAGGTGGCAACGTCAGGATGGCAAGTCCTTGCTAATCTTCTATAAGCTGATTTGATTTCTTGGTTTGAAGCTCCGATTGGAATCCCAAGAACCTCGTACAAGGAAGATGTCATTCTTTGGGGATTTATGTAAAGATTGGACGATCTTTGTTTGTAAGTAGTGGTTGTGCTGTTGGAGATGAACGGTGGCCGGAAAGTGGTGATCCGGGGAGGTGGAGGAGTTATAGAGAATTTGGGAAGCGTAGAAGAAAgcatatttgttaattttcaGGGAAGGTTTTGGAGTTTGGAAGGGTATAAATAATACGGAAGCCGTAGTGTAAGTTTTTAACTATGGTCAAGTCACTAAAGCGGGAAATGGCCCTTatccaattatttttatttatatttttttattaaaaaaatgattttttaagaGGTGAGTTTGGGCCGAGTCAGCAATAAAATGATTATCcgaatttattttaatttgatgtgCAATCTTAATTGTAAGAGTTTAGGGTAATGGGGAGAGATATGAAGATAACTCCAAGTCTCTCGGCCGTTATATCTTGTTAGCGGTTTAAGTTTTTCATgtccattttttaattttctatttatattaattgaatCTGCATTAGAGGTTGATTATCTAAAAGTTAaactcttattatttatttatttactttattttatttaaaaataaatatttgtaatctaattttaacttaatattctttttaatattatacgAATGAATTACGTTTATGTTAatgctatatatattatatatatgtgacCTATTAAACTATTcgatgaatataatatttattaataaattaataaatattatatttatgaataatgaATGTTTATACccattagaaaaattattttaacatgaTAAAGGTAATAAATTTGACTTCCACAAATAATGATCATTATTTTCATCACAGTGTTATAagtaacatatataaaattataattattaaattaataagaataattaatgacattataaaataataaatctaatttttataaaaaataataattatttttatttaaaaataatatttcatagtaatctaaaattatatatataaaattacaagtaCATAAGTAATTTGAatcaattaatgaatatgcatattataaactatgaatatcttttataaaaatgatcagcattttaaaattgatagaATAAATAGTGATCTcattacaataaataataaatattgtgcctataaataaaaaatattgatgtccatcataaaaatataatgctttcagttatgaaattattaactacatataaataaaattttaaatttattgattaagtaaaaaatttagttttatttagtaataatgaaagattttggtatataaagactttctaaatattatattatattacttttaattattaatttattttaatatttatagaatatgaccaattaaaaatataaagtaaactattaataattatgttaaatcctatttacttataataaaattttataaatatatatatatagacaatttaattatataatataatactaatttctaaaattaattttataatataattaaaaaaatcccCTAATTCCACAAAAGCGAAAACATTGTCCATACACGTGTAAGGTGCTCCCTGGACCACATAGCACAGTAGTCCAGGGAGCATGATATAATTTGCGCCTGTGAGCCATTTAAAGCTTAATTTGATAAAGCAGTATAAATGAACGTATTTTTCagacaaatatattaaaatagttttataacaaatattaaaagttcttaatttattgataaataacttaattttaattttatatttattaatttcttttaggcTCCATTGTGCTCGTTAAAGCTCAATAAAGAAATCATCAAGAATTatggcatatatatatatatataattgattaataacttatttatctatttacaaaatttataaaattagaattctagaaaataatataagaatgttgaaattgtaaaaatatttatttgttgaatatattacttttcaaatgaaataagttttattgccttatttttcaaaatgacaGCCCTTTACATTTGGAAGATTTGGAAAGTGTCGTCAGTGTCCCTGCAGCCagaagttctttttttttttttttttttttctggccTAGAATTTGTCCCAATCTGCTGAATGGACCCAAGTCAATAATTGTTGCTTGAGAATATCTAGaacatttcttcttcttcttttctcttgcaattttaaatgttctttttttacttttcttgctgtgttgttgaaatatatattttgaaaaaaggaTTTCAAAAGAGAAATTCTGGTTAAACAATTATAAACCCCAAACACAGTCAATTGTTTTCTTGGAAAATTTGAGTTTAGTACCACTATTCTAAGCTgatattcttgacattcttttctTCCAACTCCCATCTTTCTTTgagaatttcttcttcttttcctttatccaaatcctaataatatttttcagaaTCTTTTGATTGAATTCTACAAGAAAGAACAAATCTTCTATAGTTCAAAGCATGAGCTTCAAAAGTTTCTGgctacaaattaaaattcaaagcCTTTTATGTAAGCTAAGTATGTAAATAAATTGTATCAATACCCACTTAAAAATACCtaattatgaataatttttcaGGATATTAAAAACGGACCATCTATTTAAATTGGATTTTCACGGACTCATACTCATATTTagtagattttaaaatataattagaatgcATTTCAAATAGGTCTGGGAATGGATCGAACCGAtctgaataaattaatattgttatttaggtttgattagataaaattatattggtGATTCAAATTCGTTTAAATTCGAGATATCTTGAAtaagtttaaataaataatgagtCAAATTtgaactatttaaaattttaaaatttttatttttttattgtacaagtcataataaataaaaaataatttttattaatattaaactaattatagaaaaaaacataataatacatttaaagtaaaaaaaattaaaagaactaaataaaaataccttactcaactaaaaataaaattaaaagatctttaaaaaattccatttggtatattttcctttcttattGTAATTAGATAGATTCTCCTTTGTTGTAGTTTAGTTGTCAAAACTAGAGTTAGTTTTCTTACTagtttaaaagtaaatatttattcattataaaCATAAACTACTTGTGAAGATTCAATCAGAGCTGAATGGTCTGCTTTTGTGTATCCAAACCCATTTGATTAACCCTATTAATTGTGAATAATTGAATAGTTgcaatataatttatcaataaattattaaaatttgactcTATCGACCAAACCGGTACGGTagaaaaacttttatttatttattttattaaaattcttttaaattctctattttttaaatttagcttaaacttttctatttttttttttttaaagtttgacTCTTAAGACATggtaatataaaagaaaaaggatagCTATTGTAATAGAGTAGCAAACCTTTGGAGTGGAATGTTTACCATAGAACTCTTAAGTCTTCCActagataattatttatatatatatgtatcttttTTTGCTTGAGGAACTTGCACTACATAGTTGATGtgtgttaaattattattattatttttactctATAATGCTACCATTCTTGGGTCACATTTCTTGCATTcatgatattaatttatacttgGGGGAAGGctttagttaattatatgGTTAATGGATCATGCATGTGTTTGTGGGTCCTAAAGACATTGATTTAATGGGAAACAGCAAAATCTTCTTACCAAATGGGTATGGATACTTTTCAGTTGGAAGATTTGCACCAATCTGTCCTACACTACATTATCATTctgcattaaaaataatagtatagttatggtttttatttatttgatttgacCCTTTTAGGCAAAATATCTTCTTGTCTTTAATGGTCCCTTTTTGCTAGTGGTGACATAAATCACATAATGGAAGGATCATTGAGcaattctttttagttttgaaaTTGGTATTGATTGTTCTCCAATGCTCTCTAGCACATGTTATATTTCTGTGAGTTGTATAATAGAAGTGATTGTTTTTTCTAAGAATAGTCTTTATTTGGTTTTgttctaaattataatttattttttagttattagtttagtaaataattatcaagaatattctttattaattaatatagcaTGTAAGTAATCatcacattttatattttaaaaattatatctctTTAAATGTGAAGGAGCCCTATCAGGTACTCGAAGAGGCATTGCTACTCCAATCAGGAGCCAAGTGACTAGGCTAAAAAAGAACACTTTATCTTATGGATTTGTTACCCAACACCACCTAAACCTTGCAAAAATCATCATCAAGTACTGGGGATGAGAGAAATTGACAGCGTCTTGATCGATCTTTGAGGTCGATCAGTGCCCATATATAGCATCACCAACGGTCTTTCTTTAACCTCTATATCTACTGCTGAGTGACGGTGTCCCATAGGACATCTTCTCCTAAAGGTTTTAGATCACAAATGGTATAACTTTAGGCAAAGTTGACAACGACTCCATCGATCTTTGAGGCCGATCAGTGCCTTATATAGCATTATCATTTCACCAGCAGTCTTTCTTTAACCTCTATAGCTACTGTTGAGTGACAGTGTCTCGCAGGACATCTGCTCCTAAAAGTTCTAGATGACACTGTACCAGACTAAGGCCAATAGTTTGTTCCGATAATATACCAGCAGACTATTCATTGTTTAAACCCCATTCACCCTATTTAGCCATGTCGGTATTccaatttagattttaataagCAAGTTTTTTTGTGtgcatacatatatataaatggacCCACTTTTCTAGTTCATTAgatttcttttgtctcctAATTATAgtgtcattcttttcttttcttttttaaaaaaagagaaaaagaattaatgaacTTATCTAAAATGTTAAATGCCATTCATTTAAC comes from Ricinus communis isolate WT05 ecotype wild-type chromosome 5, ASM1957865v1, whole genome shotgun sequence and encodes:
- the LOC8281335 gene encoding chaperone protein dnaJ 11, chloroplastic — protein: MLSSTLPKFSITPPPPRITTFRPPFISNSTTTTYKQRSSNLYINPQRMTSSLYEVLGIPIGASNQEIKSAYRRLARTCHPDVATLDRKDTSADEFMKIHAAYSTLSDPQKRAVYDLKLVTKNRPLTVSYSGGYRGRSWETDQCW